The following are encoded together in the Scytonema millei VB511283 genome:
- a CDS encoding urease accessory protein UreH domain-containing protein, with translation MSLGFLGSFGHCVGMCGPLTVAFSLSGQPEKPKWQQQVYFHTLLNLGRIISYVLVGAAIGAIGSIAIASGQMAGIGSEVRRWLATLTGIMLILFGLAQINPQFLHLPLLHPLTHGKWHDRLSRGMVNLSFKTQWWTPAGLGLVWGLMPCGFLYAAQIKAAETGQLWQGAATMLAFGIGTLPMMLGVGVSTSFLSRDRRSQLFRLGGWITVAIGAITLLRTGDTMTDYTGHASLFCLMLALIARPISRLWAAPLQYRRVLGVGAFVLALAHTIHMMAHTLDWNLEAFAFLLPTHQISLILGCVAIVLMTPAAITSCDRAQKFLGTRWRQIHLLGIPATILSTVHAVLIGSHYLGSVSQSSQLYAILLGVATVGVLLVRSRWFWSIFHIEKYYVSAKKS, from the coding sequence ATGTCCCTCGGTTTCTTGGGAAGTTTCGGACACTGCGTCGGGATGTGTGGACCCCTAACAGTGGCGTTCTCTCTGTCAGGTCAACCAGAAAAACCAAAATGGCAGCAGCAAGTCTATTTTCATACTCTATTAAATTTAGGGCGGATAATTAGTTACGTTCTCGTCGGTGCGGCAATTGGCGCGATTGGTTCGATCGCGATCGCCAGCGGACAAATGGCAGGCATCGGTAGTGAAGTACGGCGCTGGCTGGCAACTCTGACGGGAATCATGCTCATTTTATTTGGTCTAGCGCAAATTAACCCCCAATTTCTCCACCTTCCCCTGCTACACCCTCTGACTCATGGCAAATGGCACGATCGCCTGAGTCGGGGTATGGTCAACTTATCTTTTAAAACACAATGGTGGACACCCGCAGGCTTGGGTTTAGTGTGGGGCTTAATGCCCTGTGGCTTTTTGTATGCGGCTCAAATTAAAGCGGCGGAAACGGGGCAGTTATGGCAAGGTGCAGCCACGATGCTCGCTTTTGGAATCGGTACTCTACCAATGATGCTAGGGGTAGGTGTTTCTACATCTTTTTTAAGTCGCGATCGCCGTAGTCAATTATTTCGCTTAGGTGGCTGGATTACTGTGGCAATTGGGGCGATTACCCTATTACGCACTGGGGACACGATGACTGATTATACAGGTCACGCATCCCTATTTTGCTTGATGCTAGCTCTAATTGCCCGTCCTATCAGCCGTTTGTGGGCTGCACCCTTACAATATCGTCGTGTCTTAGGCGTGGGAGCCTTCGTACTCGCTTTAGCGCATACAATCCACATGATGGCGCATACGTTGGACTGGAATTTAGAAGCATTTGCTTTCCTATTACCCACCCATCAAATCAGTTTAATCCTGGGATGTGTTGCCATTGTCTTAATGACTCCGGCAGCAATTACGAGTTGCGATCGCGCTCAAAAATTCTTAGGTACGCGCTGGCGACAAATTCATTTATTAGGAATTCCCGCCACAATTTTAAGCACAGTTCATGCGGTGCTGATTGGTTCCCACTATTTAGGTAGCGTGAGTCAAAGCAGTCAGCTATATGCAATTCTTTTAGGAGTTGCAACTGTAGGGGTCTTGCTGGTGCGATCGCGCTGGTTTTGGTCAATTTTCCATATAGAAAAATACTATGTTTCAGCTAAAAAATCTTAG
- a CDS encoding aldo/keto reductase translates to MRYKLLGNSGLRVSELCLGTMTFGEDWGWGGSYDESRKMFDAFAAAGGNFLDTANLYTNGTSEKYVGEFVAGDRHKWVIATKYSLNTGNGEINAGGNHRKNMVQAVEASLQRLNVEYIDLLWLHAWDFTTPVEEVMRSFDDLVRMGKVLYIGISDTPAWIISQANTLANLRGWTPFIGLQIEYSLKERTPERDLLPMARALGIGVTAWSPLGAGLLTGKYNRPAEETDEPGRLSNPNAAQISDRDLEIAAEVTKIATEIDRVPSQVALNWIRQQPGGIIPIIGSRKLQQLEENLACLEFQLTTEQMQRLNDVSAIELGFPHDFLQSSMVQDFAFGGALAKIDRDRCV, encoded by the coding sequence ATGCGCTACAAACTATTAGGTAACAGTGGATTGCGCGTTTCCGAACTCTGCCTGGGGACGATGACTTTTGGCGAAGACTGGGGGTGGGGAGGTTCTTACGATGAAAGCCGTAAAATGTTCGATGCTTTCGCCGCTGCGGGTGGTAATTTTCTCGATACAGCAAATCTATATACCAACGGTACGAGTGAAAAGTATGTTGGTGAATTTGTGGCAGGCGATCGCCATAAATGGGTCATTGCGACAAAATATAGTTTAAACACTGGTAATGGCGAAATCAATGCTGGTGGCAATCATCGCAAGAATATGGTGCAAGCAGTAGAAGCCAGTTTGCAGCGATTAAATGTGGAATATATCGATCTACTATGGTTGCACGCTTGGGACTTCACTACGCCTGTAGAAGAGGTGATGCGATCGTTTGACGATCTGGTACGCATGGGTAAGGTGCTGTATATCGGTATTTCCGATACTCCAGCTTGGATTATCTCGCAAGCCAATACCCTGGCAAATCTGCGCGGCTGGACACCTTTTATTGGCTTGCAAATCGAATATTCTTTGAAAGAAAGGACACCCGAACGAGACTTATTACCAATGGCACGGGCGCTGGGGATTGGCGTGACAGCTTGGAGTCCCCTCGGTGCTGGTTTATTGACGGGTAAATACAATCGTCCAGCAGAGGAGACGGACGAACCAGGAAGATTAAGCAATCCAAATGCAGCCCAAATTAGCGATCGCGATCTAGAAATTGCAGCAGAAGTGACTAAAATAGCCACAGAAATTGATCGAGTACCTTCACAAGTTGCACTCAACTGGATACGGCAGCAACCAGGCGGAATTATTCCCATTATTGGCTCTCGTAAACTGCAACAGCTTGAAGAAAATTTGGCTTGTTTGGAATTTCAACTAACTACCGAACAAATGCAGCGCTTAAATGATGTGAGTGCAATTGAACTCGGTTTTCCTCACGATTTTCTTCAAAGTTCGATGGTTCAAGATTTTGCCTTTGGTGGAGCATTGGCTAAAATCGATCGCGATCGCTGTGTCTAG
- a CDS encoding RNA-guided endonuclease InsQ/TnpB family protein, whose product MSSLSSTVLAADSTDLENTSLRSKKIQIYPDSSLKKEWNKWLAACRYCFNQAIAYQKKNGRISKLKLRNIIMSSTLPEWVKSTPCHIRQNAIFDAHQAYAASKDCKFRSCKAPRQTIKFNHSNYKSGRWYPNLTKGLTFIASEPLPTSSSSATQLIKTKNGWFAVFLEERTVQSRKTSGQVISLDPGVRAFLTGFDGNQFVEFGKGDMGRIARLCQHLDALMSRIAKSESRRQRQKMRQAAARLRSKIRNLVDECHKQVSNWLVNNYQYILLPTFETSEMTNKKRRKIRSKTARQMLNWAHYRFKLHLKQKAELNGCNVIDVTEEFTSKTCISCGHVHQKLGGSKVFKCPVCNHTIGRDFNGAFGILLKALRDTSYTISDDGVAIVALPDNISSCVA is encoded by the coding sequence ATATCCTCGCTATCCTCCACTGTTTTAGCAGCCGACTCTACGGACTTAGAAAATACAAGTCTCAGGTCAAAGAAGATCCAGATTTACCCAGATTCAAGTCTGAAGAAAGAGTGGAATAAGTGGCTGGCGGCTTGTCGTTATTGTTTCAATCAAGCAATTGCGTATCAAAAGAAAAACGGCAGAATCTCTAAACTTAAGCTCCGCAATATTATCATGAGTTCCACTCTACCGGAATGGGTAAAATCTACCCCCTGCCACATTAGACAAAATGCGATATTCGATGCCCATCAAGCATATGCAGCCTCAAAGGATTGTAAGTTTAGGAGCTGTAAAGCACCCAGACAAACAATCAAGTTTAATCACTCTAATTACAAGTCGGGTAGATGGTATCCTAACTTGACTAAAGGGCTAACATTTATTGCAAGCGAGCCATTGCCAACCAGCAGCAGCTCCGCCACTCAATTAATTAAAACCAAGAATGGATGGTTTGCGGTATTTTTAGAGGAGCGTACTGTACAAAGTAGAAAAACATCTGGTCAAGTTATTTCTCTAGATCCAGGTGTACGTGCCTTCCTAACTGGATTCGACGGTAATCAGTTTGTCGAATTCGGGAAAGGAGACATGGGTAGAATCGCAAGATTGTGCCAACATCTTGACGCTTTAATGAGTCGGATTGCTAAATCTGAGTCTCGCCGTCAAAGACAAAAAATGAGGCAGGCAGCAGCACGACTGAGAAGCAAAATTAGAAACTTGGTGGATGAGTGTCACAAGCAAGTTTCTAATTGGTTGGTTAACAATTACCAATACATCTTGCTGCCGACTTTTGAAACATCAGAGATGACTAATAAAAAGCGACGTAAGATCAGATCTAAAACCGCGAGACAGATGTTGAATTGGGCGCATTATCGATTCAAATTACACCTTAAGCAAAAAGCTGAGTTGAATGGCTGCAACGTCATCGATGTAACGGAAGAATTCACCAGCAAAACCTGCATATCTTGCGGACACGTTCACCAAAAACTAGGTGGATCTAAAGTATTTAAATGTCCTGTCTGTAATCATACCATTGGACGGGATTTTAATGGTGCTTTCGGCATTTTGCTGAAAGCTTTGAGGGATACCTCCTACACTATCAGCGATGATGGCGTAGCTATTGTTGCACTGCCCGATAATATATCGAGTTGTGTCGCATAA
- a CDS encoding NINE protein — MNKTSSSYILWLGCLLQVYGLHRFYNGKIATGLLWLFTFGLFGVGQLIDLFLIPDMVDDYNAKLRAKMGLSAAGIPLSDPVVATQTIQVNPKEQLMVKLLKAAAVHGGKLSVTQGVMDTGASFAQVEAALKEMVKSGYVGVDNHPATGVVVYKFLELPS, encoded by the coding sequence ATGAATAAAACTAGTAGTTCTTATATTCTGTGGTTGGGTTGTTTGCTTCAAGTTTACGGGTTGCATCGCTTCTATAACGGCAAAATAGCCACGGGTTTGCTGTGGTTATTTACCTTCGGCTTATTTGGTGTCGGGCAATTGATCGATTTATTTCTCATTCCCGATATGGTAGACGATTACAATGCTAAGCTAAGAGCCAAAATGGGCTTATCTGCTGCTGGTATACCGCTATCAGACCCGGTAGTTGCTACCCAGACAATCCAAGTAAATCCTAAAGAGCAATTGATGGTTAAATTGCTCAAAGCTGCGGCGGTGCATGGGGGTAAGCTTTCCGTCACTCAAGGCGTGATGGATACTGGTGCTAGTTTTGCTCAGGTAGAAGCAGCTTTAAAAGAAATGGTCAAGTCTGGTTATGTGGGAGTTGATAATCATCCTGCAACTGGAGTGGTTGTTTACAAATTTCTGGAATTGCCATCGTAG
- a CDS encoding DUF2996 domain-containing protein, producing the protein MAEENQNPEQAPAGETAGENAPPSTVDKQAPDVVAENLKTTSDPEASQIPTANAPVPEENLVANTDEAKEKGTATAEAPNETDQQAKAADKPGSKKPDASPKADKPAAAKAAGDKPAAKAKKEKGPTVEDKPFTEFIQQDYIPAIQKALKTEGVVDVDLTLTKQKFPVVGLEQQECWQIVGKWQNDPRQFNLYFPDEDIQGKKYFSCNEGSRPSTIEHFLGDERKMTLDLLMWGIIQRLNGQKWLSLN; encoded by the coding sequence ATGGCAGAAGAAAATCAGAATCCAGAACAGGCTCCAGCAGGAGAAACGGCAGGCGAAAATGCGCCACCCAGCACTGTAGATAAACAAGCTCCTGATGTCGTTGCAGAAAATCTTAAAACGACTTCTGACCCAGAAGCTTCACAGATTCCTACTGCCAACGCACCAGTTCCAGAAGAGAATCTAGTGGCGAATACGGACGAGGCAAAGGAAAAAGGCACGGCGACAGCAGAAGCTCCAAATGAAACTGACCAGCAAGCAAAAGCAGCTGACAAGCCAGGTTCCAAAAAACCCGACGCATCACCCAAAGCCGATAAGCCAGCCGCAGCTAAAGCAGCAGGTGATAAACCCGCCGCTAAAGCTAAGAAAGAAAAGGGTCCGACAGTTGAAGATAAGCCGTTTACTGAATTCATTCAGCAAGACTACATCCCAGCAATCCAGAAAGCTTTGAAAACTGAAGGAGTCGTGGATGTAGATTTAACTTTGACCAAGCAAAAATTTCCTGTGGTTGGCTTGGAGCAACAAGAATGCTGGCAAATTGTTGGTAAGTGGCAAAACGACCCTAGACAATTCAACCTTTATTTCCCTGACGAAGATATTCAAGGCAAGAAATATTTCTCTTGCAATGAAGGCTCTCGACCCAGTACAATCGAGCATTTTCTGGGTGATGAACGCAAGATGACACTCGACCTTCTCATGTGGGGAATCATCCAGCGGTTGAACGGTCAAAAGTGGCTGTCACTGAATTAA
- a CDS encoding mannosyltransferase family protein, which translates to MRNELRFATYMWLLSRFVVAVAMLFIAPALPKPPGGVIPNFGWGVFSHWDSVFYQQIATSGYAGDNVAFFPLFPLCIRALMLLGLSAEMAGVLVNNLAFLGALLLLASWMARQYGTNAARWSAAVLAWCPLSLFGTVVYTEGLYLLCSTATLRAFEFKQYPGVALWGMLATATRPTGIAIVPALIIAAWKERRQSIAYLASLAAGSGLLLYSLYCRIYLGDWLAFGHAQQEWKRSLGFDVQGWWKMLMQVVVGTANWKSGRLEDPLHPLLFVALIALAYCLWRWRSRFNPVKVGYGFCVLVLALWLLAGDPLLNAVAVLGGIYLLWHMRQQLTPVAIAYGFCGLGLLLVSGSTWSLTRLVYGIVSLPIALSLLLSRHPRWGYITLVFFTILLILFSVRFAQELWVG; encoded by the coding sequence ATGAGAAATGAATTAAGATTTGCTACTTATATGTGGCTGCTGAGCCGCTTTGTGGTAGCAGTAGCGATGTTATTCATTGCACCTGCACTACCAAAACCGCCGGGAGGCGTTATTCCTAATTTTGGTTGGGGCGTATTTTCTCACTGGGATAGCGTCTTTTATCAACAAATTGCAACTTCTGGTTATGCGGGGGATAATGTTGCTTTTTTTCCGTTGTTTCCTCTGTGTATCCGTGCTTTGATGCTGCTGGGGTTATCAGCAGAAATGGCGGGGGTATTAGTAAATAATTTGGCATTTTTAGGAGCGCTATTATTACTAGCTAGTTGGATGGCTCGGCAGTATGGAACAAATGCAGCCCGGTGGAGTGCAGCCGTGTTAGCTTGGTGTCCGCTGTCGTTGTTTGGTACGGTAGTCTACACGGAAGGGCTATATTTACTCTGTAGTACGGCAACTTTACGCGCTTTTGAATTCAAGCAGTATCCTGGGGTGGCGCTGTGGGGAATGTTGGCAACGGCGACTCGCCCAACCGGAATTGCGATCGTGCCTGCCTTAATTATCGCTGCATGGAAAGAACGCCGCCAATCGATCGCCTATCTTGCTAGCTTGGCAGCTGGCAGCGGTCTATTACTCTACAGTCTCTACTGTAGGATTTATTTAGGTGACTGGTTGGCTTTCGGTCATGCCCAACAGGAATGGAAGCGATCGCTAGGGTTTGACGTACAAGGTTGGTGGAAAATGCTGATGCAAGTTGTTGTCGGCACTGCTAACTGGAAGTCTGGAAGACTCGAAGATCCGCTGCATCCGCTTTTGTTTGTCGCACTAATTGCGTTGGCTTATTGTCTTTGGCGCTGGCGTAGCCGATTCAATCCAGTTAAGGTAGGCTATGGTTTTTGCGTACTCGTTTTAGCTTTGTGGCTGCTAGCAGGCGATCCGTTGCTGAATGCGGTTGCTGTTTTAGGTGGGATTTACTTGTTATGGCATATGCGCCAGCAACTCACACCTGTTGCGATCGCCTATGGTTTTTGTGGTTTAGGATTGTTACTTGTTTCTGGTAGTACTTGGTCTTTAACTCGGTTAGTTTACGGAATTGTCTCGTTACCAATTGCACTTAGTTTATTACTGTCCCGCCATCCGCGTTGGGGATATATAACATTAGTTTTTTTCACCATTTTACTAATCTTATTCTCAGTCAGATTTGCCCAAGAACTTTGGGTAGGGTGA
- a CDS encoding tyrosinase family protein, whose translation MSYELSRRQVLKLAGFLSAGTAAVGSVPIVSRFFADRANAQTGTIYVRENIYTFIQSPQKVAALRRGIQVMKSRPDTNPTSWIYQANMHGIPSGETRRLTAWRTCQHGTFYFFPWHRMYLYYFERILRQASGDPTLALPYWNYSDSVEQRVLPAPFRIPADSTNPLYSDRGSSINVNQGDPLPEADVRYADAFQRTNFFHTTDGGRSFGGRRVTEANANTHRANGYGDLERRPHNGIHSRIGGLMGSVPTAARDPIFWLHHANIDRLWERWLRLGGGRANPTTNSDWMNDTFIFFDENGAQIQLRGRDVLDTATQLNYLYDDPLSRRNRSVAPSSQSTDTSTQQTDTSTQQQITMSANDRQLTIVLSDAPLTLSAPAQDLVRTRALTAESALTLNITGVEYNPDNPIPYDIYINLPEGVAPDPYGPYYAGILSLFSLPQRGTFRLDITSTVRQLQRRSLMTGDFISVTFVPPYRQIQQDRSTQDRQAQLQGAVRFSGVTLTRE comes from the coding sequence ATGAGTTATGAGCTTTCCCGTCGTCAAGTTTTAAAACTAGCTGGATTCTTATCTGCTGGAACTGCTGCTGTCGGAAGCGTTCCCATCGTGAGTCGGTTTTTTGCCGACCGAGCTAACGCGCAGACTGGTACGATCTACGTTCGCGAGAATATATATACATTTATCCAGTCGCCACAGAAAGTCGCGGCTCTCAGGAGAGGTATTCAGGTGATGAAATCTCGCCCTGATACGAACCCGACTAGTTGGATTTACCAAGCTAATATGCATGGCATTCCCAGCGGTGAGACACGCAGATTAACAGCATGGAGGACATGCCAGCATGGAACCTTCTATTTCTTTCCCTGGCATCGCATGTACTTGTATTATTTCGAGCGTATTCTCCGGCAAGCATCCGGCGATCCTACATTGGCACTCCCGTACTGGAACTATTCAGATTCCGTCGAACAGCGCGTTTTGCCCGCACCGTTCCGCATCCCCGCCGATTCGACGAACCCCCTCTATAGCGATCGCGGCAGTAGCATTAATGTCAACCAGGGCGATCCATTACCAGAAGCCGATGTCAGATATGCGGATGCTTTTCAACGGACAAACTTTTTCCATACAACAGATGGCGGGCGCAGCTTTGGTGGACGCAGGGTAACTGAGGCAAATGCGAATACTCACCGTGCTAATGGTTATGGAGACTTAGAACGAAGACCGCATAACGGCATCCATTCACGTATAGGCGGCTTAATGGGTAGCGTACCTACTGCTGCCCGCGATCCGATTTTTTGGTTGCATCATGCGAACATCGATCGCCTGTGGGAACGCTGGTTGCGACTGGGAGGTGGACGAGCAAATCCGACAACGAACAGCGATTGGATGAACGATACCTTTATTTTCTTTGATGAAAACGGCGCTCAGATACAGCTGCGCGGCAGGGATGTTCTCGATACTGCGACACAACTAAACTATTTGTATGACGATCCTTTATCAAGGAGAAACAGATCTGTAGCGCCATCGTCGCAGAGTACGGATACAAGTACTCAACAAACAGATACAAGCACTCAGCAACAAATAACTATGTCGGCTAACGATCGGCAATTAACGATTGTCCTCAGTGATGCTCCCCTCACTCTGTCTGCTCCAGCTCAAGATCTGGTGAGGACGAGAGCATTAACGGCAGAATCTGCACTAACTCTCAACATTACAGGAGTCGAGTACAACCCAGATAATCCCATTCCCTACGACATTTACATCAATTTACCTGAAGGAGTCGCTCCAGACCCTTACGGACCCTACTATGCCGGGATTCTGTCACTATTTTCTCTGCCCCAAAGAGGCACTTTCCGCCTTGATATTACTTCTACGGTTAGGCAACTACAAAGGCGTAGTCTCATGACGGGAGATTTTATCTCTGTGACTTTTGTACCACCTTATAGACAGATACAGCAGGATCGCTCTACCCAAGATCGCCAAGCTCAATTACAAGGGGCAGTCCGCTTTAGTGGAGTGACTTTGACTAGAGAGTAA
- the acsF gene encoding magnesium-protoporphyrin IX monomethyl ester (oxidative) cyclase encodes MVDSLKKPSFEEIRPGVKAPAKETILTPRFYTTDFDEMARMDISVNEDELKAILEEFRTDYNRHHFVRDEEFDQSWDRIDGETRQLFVEFLERSCTAEFSGFLLYKELSRRLKGKNPVLAECFALMSRDEARHAGFLNKAMSDFDLSLDLGFLTKNHTYTFFKPKFIFYATYLSEKIGYWRYITIYRHLQAHPEDRIYPIFRFFENWCQDENRHGDFFDAVMRAQPQMLNDWKARLWCRFFLLSVFATMYLNDIQRSKFYASIGLNARDYDVYVIEKTNETAGRVFPVMLDVENPEFYQRLDVCVKNNEKLTAIASSNTPKFLQFFQKLPFYVSNGWQLLRLYLMKPIDVAPSHGMVR; translated from the coding sequence ATGGTAGATTCCCTGAAAAAACCGAGCTTTGAAGAAATACGTCCTGGGGTAAAAGCTCCAGCCAAGGAAACTATACTTACGCCTCGGTTTTATACAACAGACTTCGATGAAATGGCGCGGATGGACATTTCCGTCAACGAAGATGAGTTGAAAGCAATACTCGAAGAGTTTCGTACTGATTACAATCGCCATCACTTTGTCCGAGATGAAGAATTTGACCAGTCTTGGGATCGCATTGATGGGGAAACTCGCCAATTATTTGTTGAGTTTTTAGAGCGTTCTTGTACGGCAGAGTTTTCTGGTTTCTTGCTGTACAAAGAACTCAGCCGCCGCTTGAAGGGGAAAAACCCCGTATTGGCAGAGTGTTTCGCCCTCATGTCGCGGGATGAAGCCCGTCACGCAGGTTTTCTCAATAAGGCGATGTCCGATTTTGACTTGTCGCTTGATTTAGGATTCTTAACCAAGAACCACACATATACTTTCTTCAAACCGAAGTTTATCTTCTACGCCACTTATCTATCGGAAAAAATCGGTTACTGGCGCTACATCACGATTTACCGTCATCTCCAGGCGCATCCTGAAGATCGGATTTATCCAATTTTCCGCTTCTTTGAAAACTGGTGTCAGGACGAAAACCGCCACGGAGATTTCTTTGATGCCGTTATGCGGGCGCAACCGCAAATGTTAAATGACTGGAAAGCGCGGTTATGGTGTCGCTTCTTCCTGCTGTCGGTGTTTGCTACCATGTATCTTAACGACATTCAGCGGTCTAAGTTTTATGCTTCTATCGGCTTGAATGCAAGAGATTACGATGTCTACGTGATTGAGAAGACGAACGAAACCGCTGGACGGGTATTTCCGGTGATGCTGGATGTAGAGAATCCAGAGTTTTACCAACGCTTAGATGTTTGTGTGAAGAATAATGAAAAATTAACGGCGATCGCTAGCTCTAATACGCCGAAGTTTCTACAATTCTTCCAGAAATTACCGTTCTATGTTTCCAATGGTTGGCAATTATTGCGGTTGTACCTGATGAAGCCAATTGACGTTGCTCCGTCTCACGGAATGGTACGATAG
- a CDS encoding pentapeptide repeat-containing protein translates to MNFGSMRSPFDWETNHDNMDAAALVSRYNQGERDFREVHLSGLNLWKVNLSEADFSGADLVGVDFSEANLSGVNLSGANLTGTNLRRANLIDAKLILATLRGANLERVELIKANLSQADLSWANLSQANLSGANLTGANLVDAKMEGIILRGANLKRAKLKSQLPQESIDLSWAIVPNGLIHG, encoded by the coding sequence ATGAATTTTGGATCGATGCGATCGCCTTTTGACTGGGAAACGAACCACGATAATATGGATGCCGCAGCACTCGTGAGTCGCTACAATCAGGGAGAGCGAGATTTTCGCGAAGTGCATTTGAGCGGCTTGAACTTGTGGAAAGTGAATTTGAGCGAAGCAGATTTTAGTGGCGCAGATCTAGTAGGAGTTGACTTCAGTGAGGCAAATCTATCTGGAGTTAACCTGAGTGGAGCAAATCTCACTGGCACAAATTTGCGTCGCGCCAACTTGATTGATGCCAAGTTGATTTTAGCAACGCTGCGGGGAGCCAACCTAGAACGGGTGGAGTTAATTAAGGCAAACTTATCCCAGGCAGATTTGAGTTGGGCAAACTTAAGTCAAGCTAATCTGAGCGGCGCGAATTTAACAGGAGCTAATTTAGTCGATGCCAAAATGGAGGGGATAATTTTGCGAGGAGCTAACCTCAAGCGAGCAAAACTAAAATCTCAACTGCCACAAGAGAGTATTGATTTATCTTGGGCGATCGTGCCGAATGGATTAATTCACGGTTGA
- a CDS encoding MoaD/ThiS family protein, with translation MAIKVLIPTALQKFTNNQATYEGSGHSVAELIESLEQGFPGIKSRLCDEQGQPRRFLNLYVNSEDIRFLDGIDTPLKEGDEVSIVPAVAGG, from the coding sequence ATGGCTATCAAAGTACTAATTCCGACTGCATTGCAAAAGTTCACCAACAATCAAGCTACTTATGAGGGTAGCGGTCATAGCGTAGCCGAGCTGATTGAATCTCTGGAACAGGGTTTTCCTGGGATTAAGTCCCGTTTGTGTGACGAACAGGGACAACCGCGTCGTTTCTTGAATCTATACGTCAATAGCGAAGATATACGTTTTTTGGATGGTATAGATACACCTTTGAAAGAAGGTGATGAAGTGAGTATCGTCCCTGCGGTAGCTGGCGGTTAA